DNA sequence from the Dethiosulfovibrio peptidovorans genome:
AAAGACCTCATATGTACAGATTTATATTATATTTAGAGGAAACGTCCTACACTCCTGTTTTTTCAAAAACTCGACACACAAAAACCACAGGCAGGTCACACGCACAAAGAAATACATTCAACAAAAAGCCCTTATATTACAGACAAAGTCCCAATAGATAAGTCCGTCATACGTTGCGTCGGGGTCCAGGTTCTCACCAGATACATTCGCTTATGAAAAAATCGCACTATTTTGCTTGCCCAAGATTAGATAAAGATGTACAGACATCTCCTATGGAACTGCAAGTCTGAAACTAAAAATGGTCGAGCTAAAAAAGCTCTAGTTTGTGGGAAGCTGATATTTCAAAGGGTTGCACCTTCAGAAATCTCATGATATCATACTTTCCGCACTGGGGAATCGTCCAACGGCAGGACGCTTGACTCTGGATCAAGAAATCGGGGTTCGAATCCCTGTTCCCCAGCCAACTGGTCCCTTCGTCTAGTGGCCTAGGACGCCGGGTTCTCAGCCCGGTAACAGGGGTTCGAATCCCCTAGGGACTGCCATGACAGCAAAAGTCTTCCAACGGGCATCGTTGGAAGACTTTATTTATGCTCTGAAATCTACACAAAATCTTTGGAGACGATAGAACGCCTTTGATCTCCATTCCAGATGTTTTTCTAGGTCTTTTCTACCTCTGTTCTAAACTCCAGAACATATAACGACACTAGATTATCCCAGAAATCGTACAGGCACGACGTCCCCAGACAAAAATCGGTCCCATCACGCATACGCGAGGCAGGACCGAAAAAAACAATTACAGCGGGAAAAAAAGAGGTTCGTGTTTCTTATACACACAGTAATACTTAAACCCAGCATCTTTAAGAATGTCCGTTGCGATATCAAAACAAGCACCAATTCGCTCAGGAAAATGAGCATCCGATCCCAGAGTGACGAGCTCTCCCCCAAGCTCCCGATAGCGCTTGAACACCTCACGCCCAGGGCTGGAGTCACGCATACCGACCACAAGTGGTTTCGTGTTCAGCTCAATGGCCTTGTAGCGATTAATCAGCAAAAGAAGCAGTTCATCAAGAATATCGGCATAACGTTTATATGAAAAATCTTTGTTCTTGCCGGGGATATCTCGCAACACATAGTCAAGGTGTCCGACCGTGTCGTAACCATGAGTCACTGAGAGGTTTTTCATCTCTTCCACAAAATACGCACGGACGGATTCTTCCTTGGAGCGTCCTGAATACAGAGTCTGATCTTCTGTGTCGCGTCCTTCGTACACGTGTGTGGAACCTATGCACATGTCAAAAGGATATTTTTCATACACCTCGTCGTATACAGGGCCGAGATGCGGCTGCAACCCAAATTCCATACCAATAAGCATATTGATGCGCCCAACATAGCGATCGCGCACAACACTCATATAGTCGTAATAAGCACCAATATCCGCATTTTCACCGACCTGATAGGTGTAGTTTTTCCACTCCGGATAGTCGTAATCCTGATGATCGGTAATGCAGATATACTCCATACCCATGTGGATGGCGCGCTCAATTTGCTCCTCAACTGCGACCTCTGAATCACTGGAAAAAAACGTATGAACGTGTACGTCGTTATACATGATCAA
Encoded proteins:
- a CDS encoding histidinol phosphate phosphatase, with the protein product MIMYNDVHVHTFFSSDSEVAVEEQIERAIHMGMEYICITDHQDYDYPEWKNYTYQVGENADIGAYYDYMSVVRDRYVGRINMLIGMEFGLQPHLGPVYDEVYEKYPFDMCIGSTHVYEGRDTEDQTLYSGRSKEESVRAYFVEEMKNLSVTHGYDTVGHLDYVLRDIPGKNKDFSYKRYADILDELLLLLINRYKAIELNTKPLVVGMRDSSPGREVFKRYRELGGELVTLGSDAHFPERIGACFDIATDILKDAGFKYYCVYKKHEPLFFPL